In Thermodesulfovibrionales bacterium, the DNA window GCACGAAGTATACGGCGGAGTTTCACAGTTCCGCTGCGGAGCTTGATCTATTCCTCGGCACGGCGAATACCGTCTTTCTCCTTACGAGCAGCATGACGATGGCACTTTCGATCGCCTTCATACGTAAGGGCAAGAAGGGTTTTTCCCTGCTCTGTCAGGGCACAACGATTTTCCTCGGCATAACCTTCCTCGTAAACAAATACGTGGAATGGACCGCGCATATCCATCACGGGATATATCCGGACTCGCCGCTCTTGAGCGCCATGAGCAGGGGGAAGATCATTTTCTTCAGCCTCTATTATGTAATGACCGGCCTTCACGGTCTTCACGTGCTGATCGGCGTCTGCGTCATCTCGGGGACGCTGATCTTCACCCAAAGAGAAATAATCGGCCGGCGGGATTTCATAAAACTCGAAAACACAGGGCTCTACTGGCACTTTGTCGACATCGTATGGATCTATCTCTTTCCCCTCTTCTACCTCATAACGTAGGAGGACGCGAGCGATGGGCGAAACAGAATTGAATCTGCGCATTCCCAAAAGCAGGGTCTATGTATTTGTGTGGCTCGCCCTCGTGGCACTTACCGCCACAACAGTGGCTGTTGCGAGGTTGCATCTCAACTACGCGGTACTGCTCGCAATCTTCATCGCGTCGACGAAATCCGGGCTCGTCCTGACTTTTTTCATGCACCTGAGAGATGAACCCCTGATATTGAAAGTGATGCTTTTCATCGCCCTCTTTGCGCTGACACTCATCGTGCTGCTCACGTTCTCGGATGTCTGGTTCAGGTATCGGTGAGGATATGCTGATCCCTCAGGCTTCGAACTCGGCGGATAAGGTAGATGCCGCCTTCACCTATATACTCGGGATAGAAGTCGTCCTCCTGACCCTCGTGACTTCCGCCATGGTCTTTTTTGTGATCAGATACAGGAGAAAGAAGAAAGAAAAGGCCGAGAATATCGAGGGGAGTCTCTTCCTCGAAATACTCTGGACGGTGATTCCCACACTGCTGGTCCTCGGAATGTTCTATATCGGATGGAGAAGTTTTGATGCCTTGCGCGCGGTTCCCAAGGAGGTCATGGTTATCAAGGTGACAGCGCGGCAATGGTCGTGGCTCTTCGGATACGAAAACGGAAAAGAGAGCGATACGCTCCGAGTCCCTCTCGGCAGACCGGTAAAGATGCTGATAACCTCGGCTGATGTGATCCATAGCTTCT includes these proteins:
- a CDS encoding cytochrome c oxidase subunit 3 family protein, which gives rise to MDEPKSAVTGHRVDYTGAKMGMWIFLFTEVLFFGGLFLLYSVFRTKYTAEFHSSAAELDLFLGTANTVFLLTSSMTMALSIAFIRKGKKGFSLLCQGTTIFLGITFLVNKYVEWTAHIHHGIYPDSPLLSAMSRGKIIFFSLYYVMTGLHGLHVLIGVCVISGTLIFTQREIIGRRDFIKLENTGLYWHFVDIVWIYLFPLFYLIT
- a CDS encoding cytochrome C oxidase subunit IV family protein; translated protein: MGETELNLRIPKSRVYVFVWLALVALTATTVAVARLHLNYAVLLAIFIASTKSGLVLTFFMHLRDEPLILKVMLFIALFALTLIVLLTFSDVWFRYR